In a genomic window of Diadema setosum chromosome 3, eeDiaSeto1, whole genome shotgun sequence:
- the LOC140246819 gene encoding plasminogen-like: protein MIKGKRDSFHRLKIEVPSECYVVEDASDYRGVLNQTLSGIPCQMWTEQSPQTHTRTPENYPNADLGEHNYCRNPDSTSSAWCYTTDPSLRWELCPVGPPSVSCNSPSLTECFEEDDASDYRGAVNETQNGVACQMWTRQSPHVHDRTPSNYPDAGLGDHNFCRNPDGEPSTWCYTIDSGVRWEYCSVGSPSTNCSGEEHVEGSTIPTSTPNITSSSANGLRRTTTNSPSSRSQTSSDSAISSPMSASSSASHVNPCFLSGNDFPCDISNEVCVPTTGDDYECNCKTGFYMAENGTVCKRELVGLNAT from the exons ATGATCAAGGGGaagcgagacagttttcaccgcttgaaaATAGAAG TACCCAGCGAATGCTATGTGGTGGAAGACGCCTCCGACTATCGCGGCGTTCTCAATCAAACGCTGAGTGGCATTCCCTGCCAGATGTGGACCGAGCAGTCTCCGCAGACTCACACGAGAACACCAGAAAATTATCCGAACGCAGATCTCGGCGAGCACAACTACTGCAGGAATCCAGACTCAACGTCATCGGCATGGTGCTATACAACGGACCCAAGCCTTCGTTGGGAGCTTTGCCCAGTAGGCCCGCCTAGCGTTAGTTGTAACAGTCCAA GTCTCACGGAATGTTTTGAGGAGGATGATGCCTCGGACTATCGTGGCGCTGTTAATGAAACACAGAACGGCGTAGCGTGTCAAATGTGGACCAGACAGTCCCCTCACGTCCACGATAGAACGCCCTCAAATTACCCGGATGCAGGACTGGGAGATCACAACTTCTGTCGGAATCCGGACGGGGAGCCTTCAACATGGTGCTACACAATAGATTCAGGCGTTCGCTGGGAATATTGCTCAGTAGGGTCACCGAGCACAAACTGCAGCGGTGAAGAGCATGTGGAAG GATCCACGATTCCGACATCGACTCCCAACATAACGTCATCCTCGGCAAATGGTTTGCGGAGGACCACAACGAATTCGCCGAGTTCGAGATCTCAGACCTCCTCTGACTCAGCCATCTCAAGCCCCATGAGTGCATCTTCCTCAGCATCACATGTGAACCCATGTTTCCTAAGTGGAAATGATTTTCCTTGTGATATTTCAAACGAAGTCTGCGTACCTACGACGGGAGACGATTACGAGTGCAATTGCAAGACGGGATTCTACATGGCTGAAAATGGCACGGTTTGCAAACGTGAGTTGGTGGGCCTAAACGCCACGTGA